The sequence below is a genomic window from Phoenix dactylifera cultivar Barhee BC4 chromosome 8, palm_55x_up_171113_PBpolish2nd_filt_p, whole genome shotgun sequence.
GTTCTCCTTTTCTTATTCTCAAAGTCCAGCAATTGTAGAAACCCTTCTATCTTTATTACTATGTATCTTTAAACATTTTAAGAGAGAAATCATTAGAATTATTGTAGAAATACTTTAAAGCCTACGTGGAGTCATTTGATTAGGGTTATTCTTGGGATTGAAAAATTGGGAAACTAAATAACTTTTATATAGTTTAAGGATACTGATTTAAGGATGCAGCTCCTTTGAATGTGTTAATGGGCATGCTTGCATGGGTTGTTatgtttttaagtttttttgCATCAGTTGCTTGTTTTTGCACTTTTGTATTACCATATGCCGATTGCATTACTAGCAGAACTCAATAGGATATAACATGAGTTGGCTTTTCAATGATAGAAAGattatagcaaaaaaaaagactgAAATAATTTACATAAGTGTAGTGGTGATTAGGACGTTGAGGTAGATTTCTGTGTAAAAccctaaaagaaaattaaaaacaaatttATTGGAGGAAGCTTAGAAGATGCTTAGGAGCCTTCCCCTATCATGCATAATGTGATGGACAACCAACTGACATGGTACGCTTATGTGCCAAGGAATTGGAGTGGGATTCTGGGTTCATGGGCCTACCAGCGAAAAGGATCTTTTACCTGTTAATGCATTGATGCAGTCTTCCAGAAAGGGTTAAATGAATCTCAATATGCTAGCAGGGTTTATCTTTCATAAAAATTCAATGACTGCATGACTACATGAACTTTAAAGTCTCAAGTAGATTTGAGAAGGCTTTAGATTGTAATTTTCTTTACATACGTCATGCTTACATATGCCGTGCCTGGTAAAATAGTCATCTACCATTTGCAAGATGAGTTTTTTCGCATTATCTTTTTCAGTATTAAAAATTGATAAAATTTAGTATCCTCAagcttaaatttttatttatttatttagtttttgCCATGATGTTAAGAGCGCACTAAACCCTGGACATCATTGTTTCTGGTACATTTCACTTGTAAGATCCATCTTTAGCAAGAAAAGAGAGATATCCCACCCTCTTCATTGTCATATATGCAAGTGTTTGGACTCAGACTAGGTGTGCGCAGGCCAGCTAATGCGCTCAAAGTTGGGTGGATTTATGgattttctttatatttctcATCAGGAAATATGAAGACCACTAAGCTTGCTTCTCTTGCAGCACAATAAATAGTAAATACGTAGGTCTGTGCTCCTATTGATAGTTGTCCTTAAAAAAAGCATCTGATTGTcatgttattttttttcttcaaaaatgcaTTTTATCTGTTTGTTGGTTGTATTATCATAAACTAGCTTGGTTGAGATGTGGAACTAACACTTGTGTATTTACGGTGAGTTTGAATATCGCCGTACCATGACCTTAGTAATTATGCAACTtattaatcctacatttttCTCGGTTTCAATATACTGACCtgtttatttatctatttattttaaattgacGATGCTATTTCTCTGTTTCAGACTCTTGTGGCGTGAGAATGCCACTTTTGCAATCTCTAGGCATTATAAACGGTTTGATGTTTTTGAGGAAGGAAAGGCTAATAAAGCTGCTAAAAAATATGACAGTGCCTCCATTGATGCACAGCTCGAGTTTTATAAAAGAGAGGGCTTGACTCACTATTCTCCAGACAAGCTTCCTATAACAAGTGGTGAGTGCAGGATCATGCTTTAGCATTTCCTTTTATTTTCATCCGATAACTTAGTTCTATGACTTTTGAGGCTTGCAGATGTCCCTGAAGGCTGTGTGATAGTCAGAGAACATATCCCCATAACCAACCTCTTCACATGTCTATGGTTCAACGAAGTTGATCGTTTTACCCCAAGGGATCAACTTAGTTTCAGCACTGTGAGGGACAAAATAATGGCTATAGTAGATTTGAAGCTCAACATGTTTGATGACTGTCAAAGACGTAACTTTGTTAATCAGGTAGCAACAGTCTCATTTATTATCATATTGGTAGACTTTCTTTGTTATGCGATACATAGATACTAAAAATTGGCATTAGTTTGTTCTTTTCTCTATGTAATTAATTTGTTTTGGCATCTAGGTATATCATAAAGATGTGATGCGACAAAAAAGCAGCCCTCCTCCACGACTATCATCTAATATTGAATCACGTAGTAGTAATTCACAATCAGACAGGACCACAAGATTTCAACCAGGGAAGCCAGTCAGGAATGGGAGGTATAAGAAACCACGTTCGAGATGCCGACACTCAGGAAGAAAGACGTTTTAGAAAGAAGAATTGTTCCAATGCCATCCTTTTCCTGTGCCAGGGGAAATAATAACCACAGGTCAAGGTGTTTGGCAATTGCACTTCAGCAGGCTTGGAAttgttaatatttattttgttttgttgTAATTATTAGCAGATTCAGAATAAACTGCATACGAGATGATTAAAGGAAAACAAGTCTGTTgtttattgtttatttttttaacttttattgGGTGTGGGGAAAGGATGAGAGGGTTGGGCTGCTGCAGATATATTAGGGTGGGCGTGCTTATAGATAAACTGGTCTTCTGGTCCTCTGAAATATCAACTGTCCTCAGTCTGAGGTCATGTAAAGTTCtgcaaagaaaaataggttcttTAACTCTTTTTGAATATACCACCAAACGAAAAAAAACTCTATCCAAATATCATATTTCTTCctatcctcttcctctctctctctttttattatgATGATTGATAACAATTTTATATATCCTTTTTAACTTTCACTAAGTCGATTACTATCACAAGTTACCTTGACACATTTAAACTCTTGGTTCTCAATCTCAACAAATGAATCTTATAACAATTCTTTTtttgaaaggagaaaaaaaagagaaatagaaGTGCACATTCCAGGCCTAGGACATtgttatcaaaatatatatagataatAGAAGATTTTTCAACTCAGGAACATTCAAGGATGGGTGGTTTTAACTCTGgacttttattatatatatatagatagatagataatcATCCAGGATTGATCCAATCATGTTATATTTAAAATACATATTTTGAAGTTTAATTAATAGGATCTCCTGGATTGTGGTTGCATTTGATGAGCTCCTgtcggtggtggtggtggtctcTCTCCACTGTGGTAGCCCACCCGTTGAATTGTTGTGAACTGTCAGAATGTGGCAAGCCAGCCTATTGGCAATCAAGAGATGGGCCTTTTGGATTGAAAAGAATATACCAACCAACTAGAATACTACATTGCCCTATTGGCTTCTACTAACTATTATAATGGCAACAAGAATGTATTGTTACAATTGTCACAGCCAGCACCTCACCTAATAACCcaaatattatttgagttttttgatcctatatagtactcaagatctacccagcaaataactgatataaaactaaacacacgcccactcGAATCGTCCTTGCcaggctaaggattcaaatccattcaaatccaatcatgAATACCACGATTAGCTTGTGGTTAGCTCAAATATATTCGTGCTACAGTATCCTCTAGTCCAGATAGATTATAAGCCGGGTCCACTATGATACTATTTGCAACAATCCAGGACttcatccaaaaagactagctaAATTATATTTTGTGGATTTCttggtcctgtataagtacctaagatctcctCGGCAAATAATTGATAGGGACTAAACATACGTGGGTCCTCACAACAATATTATTATGTTATTACACGAATGTATTCATTTAAGTACCATTCTCCGTTGCATTTTCAACCTGGAGGTCATCAAGAGAGGTGAAATCTAACAGGAAGCAATATAGTAGATGTCACAGCAAGGTGAAAGAGAAGGTAGTTAGCATATCATTGTTTACTACCACAATAAATGAAGGTTTTGATGAGCCCTTGGAATATATCATACTATTATACCCTTATTTGCTGTCAAGACACTACGCAACAAAACTTTCTTTGTCCAATTCTTTCCTATCCTGAACGATTCCGTCCATCGACCATCGCTGATTGTTTGGTGAAGTGGCAAAAGGCCGAACAAATATATCACAAGATACGATCCGCCCGAGAAGATCTACCTCTGCAAGCATCTTGCCAGCCCTAGCCGAAACCCAAAAGCAAGTCACAAACTTTTACATGCGAGTTTTCTCATTATCTACTCGGAAGTCATCTCTTTCTCCGATGCTCTTTAAGAATTTAATTTGCGCTCACCTCCTTCTACATTTGCACTGCATGATTTATCATGTTGATGAGCTTAACCTCTTAATAAACTTGGGTGGATTATTCCTCCCTTTCATCAacatataaaaacaaaaatgatcACAGCCAACATCGCTGGGTTGCTATAGTTTTCTTTGACATAATTTAGCAAGAAAGGCCAGCCAACAGGTGGGTTGGGCTAGCATGTCTTGATGCTAACATTGCACCAAACTCCAAAGCTAGTACGTATTCCTTAATCTCTCTATCCTTCTTCACCCTCCTTAGGCAGCAGGATTCATTGGTCATCACAAAAATTCCAAGTTCAACAGTGCCCAAAACCACAACCCTTCGCctctcttctcttgatcttctggttcTTTCAGAATGGAGGAATAAGGGTTGCTCTAAGTTCTCTCGGGCAGCATACTTTTGACCCTTCTAATCTTAGTTTATTATGCATTTCTGGGTGTAAGTCGAGCACCCTGTGATGTGCGTCAAGAAACCTTTTACCCACTTGTGTTATCTTGGCTGCATTTCATAGTACTAAGAATTTCTGCTCtcgttctttctttttttgggcgTAAAGAAGAAGTTTGTTCTCTCATGGGCAGTCTTTTGGCATTCAAGGCATTCAAAGGTACAGGATTTGTGCCAGAGAAGTTATAGGATATCTCAAAGTTTCATCCGTCAGCCAAGCATTGCTCCCTCAGGGAATCATATCAACATTCTTTTTGTTGGTCCCAGCAGAATGAAAGCAGAGAATGGGGCATTGTATCCTGTTCTTGGCCTTGCTTCCATTATAGCCTTCATATGCATATCACTTCGGGGTCTGGAATTCCATTCTGTGGAACCCAAAATGAGCTTTGTGAAAAGAAATGGGGCTAACTTCATGGTAGATGAGAGAGCATTTTATGTGAATGGGTGGAATTCTTACTGGTTGATGGATCAGGCTGTGGAGGAATTCAGCAGGCCTAGGGTCAGGAAAATGTTTCAAACTGCTGCAAAGATGGGTCTAACTGTCTGTAGAGCTTGGGCCTTTAATGATGGTGCCCACAATGCACTGCAGGTTTCTCTCGGTCGTTTTGATGAAAGGGTCTTTAAGGTATCAAATTCAGATCTCCTTTCTTTCCCTTATAATTATAACAGCATTGTATATTTGGTCTTCTGAAGGAGAATACATCTTATTTCTCTGCAAAACGAAATGAGCACTACTTTTTGGAGTTGTTCTCTTTGATCTTTTGCAGAAAAAAATACCAAAACAAAAACATATATTTTCTCTGTGCATTTGAATCATGATCAAGTGTAGTTTTGTTCCATGTGTCTTACGTCTATACTAGCTATCACTGTCTACATGCTGAACTAAAATACTTTGCTTTTCATTCATTTTCTTGACTTGCCTATGTCTTTTATATCTGTTCATAATTTGCTGCCATTTGTTTGTCTATAATGATAACTGGAAAGATGGCAGGCACTGGATTATGTCATTGTGGAAGCCCGTAAACATGGAATCAGGCTGCTTCTCAGCTTGGTCAATAATTTAGAACACTATGGCGGGAAGACGCAGTATGTTAGATGGGCATGGGAGGAAGGCATTGGATTGAGCTTTTCGAATGATTCCTTCTTCTTTGATCCAACCATTCGCCGCTATTTTAAGGTTTACCTGAAGGTAATTTCACTGCTTTAGAAGCTTATTCATTTAAACAGATTCTTGGGGATTGATTTCCAGAGTTGTATTGTCCATGTATAATTATCCCAGATAGGCATATAAAAATACAATGACAAGTGCCTCTTTTAGCTTCCATTAACAAAAGCTTGGCAACCAGAGTCTCTGGATTTCAAATTGAACTGctgtaaaattttatatttatcatCTAGTTCTCCTTTTCACAGACTATTTTGGCAAGGAAGAACCACTTGACTGGAATCGAATACAGAGATGATCCCACCATCTTTGCATGGGAGTTGATGAATGAACCGCAGTGTATTTCTGATGCATCTGGTGACACTCTCCAGGCAAGCCTGTTCTTAAAACCTGCTTCTCCATTTATATTTTGCCGGTCATTGTTAGAAAGATGCAATTCCGCATTTTGGTCGGTGGTGGTGTGAAATGGGATAATCAAAAGATGAAACTGGTATTCGAGGTATCAACACTTTCTTGAAACAAATATATATCCTTCAATTGAATGAAGAAAAGAGTTGCGTTGCATCTATGTTTTCACTGTTGAAATGTTTCTTCTGTGAATATAATTAAGACTGGAAGACTGAGCATTCAAAGAGGTCATACTCTATGACCATCATTAAAGTTGAAATCTTGGCTAGAACTATATTGTAGTAAACATAGTCGATACGCATCTAACTCAGCTTCCTAGTCTATATATTATTTTACTGTCAGCATCTACTCATATAGTAAGGGTAAATTGAAGTGATGAGGACCAATCGATGGGCAATTAGGATTATCTCAATCAATGACTGAGCTCTGCATGAATAGGTCTTTGCATTTGATCTAATGCTCATTAAGAGGTCTTTTTGTTTCAGCAATTCATGATTGGCAAAAGCATAATAGGATGATGCTGCTAGTAACTTTATGGAACATATCTGTCTATCAATGCATTTGTGCATGCATAAATAATCAGAAGAGACCTGCATATCTAATAATAAGTGACAAAATATAACAGAGCACTGCAGATTTCCTTCATAATTTTTCCAGATTGCAGTTAATTTTCAGTTTAGGCAACTAGGCAGGGACTGTCCATATAGACTATTTTAATCCTCTAATCACATCATGTTTGCGCCTTTGTACAAAAGCGAAGGCTAACATAACACTAGATAGTGTTGCATCACAAGGTTTCATCAATCCATTGGGTTTTTCTACACAAAAAAGAAATGTTGATTCATTGGTTGCAAAGAATTGCAGGATTGGATTGAAGAAATGGCAGAATATGTGAAGTCAATTGACAAGAAGCACCTGCTGACAATTGGACTCGAGGGATTCTATGGCCCCACAAGCCCTCCAGAGAAGCTGAGTGTGAATCCTGGAGAATGGTACAACACTATAGGATCGGATTTCATCCGTAACTCTAAGATCTCAGCCATCGACTTTGCCTCCGTGCATATTTATCCTGACCAATGGTAACCAACAAAATCCATaaatatttctctttctttacatctTGCTATTGATAAGACTTAGTCATCTGCGCTGATGGAGAAGGAATTGATTGTCATGGTGAATTTGCTAGGCAAAAAACTTGGCCGAGATGTGAAACTAATCATTCGCATCTTTGATGGGAGGTTTCAAATGCTGGGTCTCATTTATTCTTGTCAAAAGTTAAGGCTAGAAAAATTTGTTATTTTGCAGGTTGTTGGAAGCAGAACTTGATGAAAAATTGGAATACATTTCCAAATGGATGACCTCTCACATTGAAGATGGGGATAGAGAGCTAAAAAAGCCTGTCTTGTTCACTGAATTCGGGCTCTCaaacaagaacaagaacttTGATCATTCACACCGAGAAGCATTCTATAAGTCTATATTTGACACCATATATGAGTCTGCAAGGAAGAATGGGGCTGGGGCTGGTGCCTTCATCTGGCAGATCTTGGTCCCCGGAATGGAAGAATACAATGATGATTTTGGAATCATCCCTGGGGAGAGGCCATCAATTGATAGGCTGATAAAGGAGCAGTCATGTCGGCTAATGGCTTTGCAACACCAGCATGACTTGTCGAGAAGAAGTTCCAAAGGAATCTGCTAAAGGAGATCATAGAACTCGAATATCATTTCTTTCCTCTACTTTTCATTTAGACCTTTGTTTTAGTGAAAGATGGGGCACCTTCTCATGATCTAAAATTTGCTTAGTGGAGAGCAAACAATCCTGTGAATTTATTCCTttggttatttttcttttgatttcactCTACTCCTCTTGAAGTGGAGTGGTACTGTAATACACTCTGATAAGAAAATGAAAAGTGAGGTGCTCTACTTTCATGTATCCCTTGCCATGGTAGTTGTTTATCTATTTGGGCTCTCTTTCAAAATCTCATGCAGAAACTTACCTGAAGAGTGTACAGTTGGTATTTTTGCTGAACACGGCTTATCACATATCTTATGcgctgctgtttttttttttttgatgtcacACATGAACTTGTGTGAAACTTCGCAGACTGCTGATATTGGCTCATTATGTGAAGAGTAAAGAGAGATAGGGGAAAAAATAGTGGACTGCAAGATTTTATGGCGTCTTTTCAATAGAATCTAGTTCAAAATTAATTGTGAAAAATTCTTCATGCAGTTGGTATATTTCTGTTACTTCTCTTGTGAATTATTGCagttgtgaggatccgtgcgggtgtgtgtttagtcccacatcggttattcgctggatagatcttggatacttatacagaatcttggatacttatatatatatataataaaagatATATATGGACTTTTTTTTTGAACGCTAGTATGTCAATGTTGAAATGCGGGGCCTCCTCCTAAATAGGCAAGGTGAAATATTTGGGCTTAAGGGCAGTTTGCAGCTACAACTTGATTTATATTTAGTTGCTCTCGTAGAGTGCAAGAAAAGGATAAACAAGTAGCACCATCAACTTCGCATAAAAACAAAAACACACAGATGACTACTCAAACCGAAGCCACATTCTATTTTAATACAGGTCCATTAAACATAATAGGAAGCAACATTATTTAGCTGAGATAGCCGGACCTTAGCTTACTCCCAGACTCACCACATAAAACCACACACACAACTTACCACAACCGAGCCCTTAATAACATGCATCATTTGATATGCTTTCATTTTCCACAGCTGCAACCAGCGCAGGTGCAGTTGGAGCTGCACCTGCAGTCAGGCTCGGCAGCTGCCGCGACCTCAACGACTTCCTCAAAGTAGCTGCAACAAAATGATGCAATTCAAAACATTAGGACTTGCTCCGAACTGAAATCTTTAGAACAGCTCGTTCATTATTGGACATATATGTGGCCTATATATGACGCTTGTGAGGCTCAACTGGTGAAAGATTTGGGTCTTTTCTTGAAGCCCAGGAGCTTAAGCTCGATCAAAGAGGTATTATGTGTGAATTATATAATCTTCAACCAGTTGAGCTCTTCACAATCCGAGCCCATGTAATAATTAATTGGATATGCCGGATCAACTTtgagttatttccttttcttttaaatatctaGTATATAAACCATGCATGCAATGATGGGCATGCACTAATGGGCACGGAGAGCCAGATTTATTATTCATTTATTGATTCTGATCAATACCTCCTTTCAGTCTCGGTGATCACGATGCCGTAGCCATTTCCCTTCTTCCTGCAGTCACCAAATAGGTTCGTTAGCTTAGTGccacttttcttttgagaacatCTGTAACAGAAGCTACCATCCTAGGCCAGTGGGCTTATGTACCAAAATTCCGAACTCTAAAGTTACACCAGTTCCTCTAAACCATTTGGATCCGAATGATATGTATATCAAACTCTGCAATGGTATGCTTCGTGGTTTAAAATCTGCTGCAAGTATCATTTGCAAAAAAGAGCGAGAAATATGGTCTCATCAGATGGATCCTGACCATGAAGTTGTTTTCATCACTCTTACCAGCCAAATCCTTGGTTATGCTTGGGAAGAGAGCATGGGAGCAATAACTAGGAGAGTTAATTTCCAAAGAGGATGCAGAATGCTACTAAATGGAAGATTCTAGCTACTTATTAGCTGAAATTGAAAACTTGAAGCATATTGACTAGTTGATGAGAAAGTCTTCTAGCTA
It includes:
- the LOC103708525 gene encoding mannan endo-1,4-beta-mannosidase 2, with protein sequence MKAENGALYPVLGLASIIAFICISLRGLEFHSVEPKMSFVKRNGANFMVDERAFYVNGWNSYWLMDQAVEEFSRPRVRKMFQTAAKMGLTVCRAWAFNDGAHNALQVSLGRFDERVFKALDYVIVEARKHGIRLLLSLVNNLEHYGGKTQYVRWAWEEGIGLSFSNDSFFFDPTIRRYFKVYLKTILARKNHLTGIEYRDDPTIFAWELMNEPQCISDASGDTLQDWIEEMAEYVKSIDKKHLLTIGLEGFYGPTSPPEKLSVNPGEWYNTIGSDFIRNSKISAIDFASVHIYPDQWLLEAELDEKLEYISKWMTSHIEDGDRELKKPVLFTEFGLSNKNKNFDHSHREAFYKSIFDTIYESARKNGAGAGAFIWQILVPGMEEYNDDFGIIPGERPSIDRLIKEQSCRLMALQHQHDLSRRSSKGIC